In one Cyprinus carpio isolate SPL01 chromosome B2, ASM1834038v1, whole genome shotgun sequence genomic region, the following are encoded:
- the LOC109106361 gene encoding zinc finger protein GLIS1 produces the protein MIHIQREANWKNVMRPSGLSPAVAQLDHCGLINNDEKYPSSLNQAVHMEALKMWSLSELPVSITTDDFDLVCATERTIVSYISSAKSDTSVVDNLSHVSDTLSPSLFCSSLSTSSFSAFSPSFSSPSSSHSSGSISELCLTSPSLSTLCGPPEAQDLLYSCTPQKPPEGCLYPKSPKQEPVAEFHLCNEKLLHKEELLQYLCTDKEQSQHLNLHNTQTEVSEKLPILQQLKNDLGLSGLPGAEGMNEHLSEQPCKWMDCRATYGLKEELVRHIEKVHIDQRKGEEFTCFWAGCVRRHKPFNARYKLLIHMRVHSGEKPNKCMFEGCNKAFSRLENLKIHLRSHTGEKPYICQHPGCLKAFSNSSDRAKHQRTHLDTKPYACQLPGCTKRYTDPSSLRKHVKVHSSKALQTQDKVQLHNKVEQEVVDVCLGLQHLHGSAPSVQSPDHRRPASLSEIHQEGFTAYPEEDESCSRALSLEQPSRHCSISLHNHLHNNKLNQPRLSPLVCGINLVSGTNEVQSVSDKHSSFPNPHQKLNQMFHEVPINHHVFQATFNRVEQISSNGRDDLHNFDQNGFPFTCMNSSGYSLSQDTQSGENRPPPCPVPVGIYERCLSQICSL, from the exons ATGATCCACATTCAGAGGGAAGCTAACTGGAAGAACGTCATGAGGCCTTCAGGTCTAAGTCCAGCGGTTGCACAGCTGGACCATTGTGGCCTTATTAACAATGATGAAAAGTACCCATCTTCTTTAAACCAAGCTGTTCACATGGAAGCTCTAAAGATGTGGAGCTTGTCTGAGTTGCCTGTGTCGATAACAACAGATGATTTCGATTTAGTCTGTGCCACAGAACGAACCATTGTGTCGTATATCAGCAGCGCAAAGAGTGACACGTCGGTCGTAGATAACCTATCGCACGTTAGCGACACATTGTCCCCTTCCTTATTCTGCTCTTCCCTGTCCACGTCATCTTTCAGTGCCTTCTCTCCATCCTTCTCCTCCCCTTCCTCCAGCCACTCATCTGGCTCAATATCAGAGCTGTGTTTGACTTCTCCATCTCTTTCAACTCTCTGCGGTCCACCTGAGGCCCAGGACCTTCTCTACAGTTGCACACCGCAGAAACCTCCAGAAGGATGTTTGTATCCCAAGTCTCCTAAACAAGAACCTGTTGCTGAATTCCATCTTTGTAACGAGAAGCTTCTGCACAAGGAAGAACTCCTTCAGTATCTCTGCACTGACAAAGAACAAAGCCAGCATCTTAACCTTCACAATACTCAGACAGAAGTATCTGAAAAGCTTCCTATACTGCAGCAGTTGAAGAATGATCTGGGACTGAGTGGGCTTCCTGGAGCTGAGGGAATGAATGAACACCTGAGTGAACAGCCGTGCAAATGGATGGATTGTAGGGCTACCTATGGGCTGAAAGAAGAACTGGTGAGACATATAGAGAAGGTTCATATAGATCAGCGAAAAGGCGAGGAATTTACCTGCTTCTGGGCAGGATGTGTCCGTCGGCACAAGCCCTTCAATGCTCGATACAAACTGCTCATTCATATGAGAGTCCATTCTGGTGAAAAGCCCAACAAATGCATG TTTGAAGGCTGCAATAAGGCATTTTCCCGTCTGGAGAACCTGAAGATCCACCTGCGCagccacaccggagagaagccctACATTTGCCAACATCCCGGTTGTCTCAAGGCCTTCAGCAACTCCAGTGATCGAGCCAAACACCAGCGCACACACCTGGACACG AAACCGTATGCATGTCAGCTCCCAGGGTGCACCAAACGTTACACCGACCCCAGCTCATTGCGCAAACACGTCAAGGTCCACTCCAGTAAAGCCCTGCAGACACAGGACAAG GTCCAGCTACACAATAAGGTGGAGCAGGAAGTTGTGGATGTGTGTCTTGGCTTGCAGCATCTCCATGGCTCCGCTCCTTCAGTACAGAGTCCAGACCATAGGCGTCCTGCCTCCCTCAGTGAGATTCATCAGGAGGGTTTTACTG CATACCCTGAGGAAGATGAATCCTGTAGCAGAGCCTTATCTCTGGAGCAGCCCAGCAGACACTGCAGCATCAGCCTCCACAACCATCTGCACAACAACAAGCTCAATCAGCCGAG ACTTTCTCCACTGGTTTGTGGAATCAACCTGGTCAGTGGTACCAATGAGGTCCAGTCTGTCTCTGACAAACACAGCTCCTTCCCAAACCCACATCAAAAACTCAACCAGATGTTTCATGAAGTACCAATAAATCACCACG TTTTTCAGGCCACTTTTAATCGAGTTGAGCAGATTTCCAGCAATGGAAGAGATGATCTGCATAATTTTGACCAAAATGGATTTCCTTTTACGTGTATGAACTCCTCTG GGTACAGCCTATCCCAGGACACACAGTCAGGGGAGAATCGCCCCCCTCCCTGTCCCGTTCCAGTTGGGATCTATGAGCGCTGCCTCAGTCAGATCTGCTCTCTGTAG